The following proteins are encoded in a genomic region of Pikeienuella piscinae:
- a CDS encoding amidase, which produces MRPDATRLRDEDAASTEAGDTEAAWSLGVAEAGRRISAGVLTPSDLLESVLARIDAVDGAIRSYVRVIANEARAEAARATAEIAAGHWCGPLHGVPFAVKDNYDVAGVPAAAGGRVRLGRIPDRDATLVAALRGAGAVLVGKLATWEYGTGDGGEYFDLPFPPARNPWDLSRFTGGSSTGAGAAVAAGTAPFALGSDTTGSVRLPAGACGVTGAIATGGRLSLEGVLPNCHSLDTPGPICRSAEDAATILGTLLGERDLARGIGAPVSGMRVAVVRDIGRGFDAADEPMRRAFERAVETLESLGVVLEEARLPTPAAECLAVTQMIGPAESAAIHEAELRERAGDLGRALRGKLLAGAGVRAVDYIQALRRRTEIAIALDVLMARFDALVTYGALRLPPRLGVEPEMTRFTLETMLTPFNLAGTPALVQRTGFSDEGLPTHWQIAAGRGREGAMLRLAAAYERTRPHDGWPDIPAAAPPPPAVAPQTGAPSADFRARAGRMALDGLSDADLGRMQELEAATVSRGAALPRPSAKEVRPDFGSRTISPRTSGHGRSATGNQLEPTGEDHG; this is translated from the coding sequence ATGCGACCCGACGCGACCCGATTGCGTGACGAAGATGCGGCTTCGACGGAGGCCGGCGACACCGAGGCGGCATGGTCGCTGGGAGTCGCGGAGGCTGGCCGACGAATCTCCGCCGGCGTCCTCACCCCCTCCGATCTGCTCGAGTCGGTGCTGGCCCGGATCGACGCCGTCGATGGGGCGATCCGGAGCTATGTCCGCGTGATTGCGAACGAGGCGCGGGCCGAAGCCGCCCGGGCGACGGCCGAGATCGCCGCGGGCCATTGGTGCGGGCCGCTTCACGGCGTTCCTTTCGCCGTAAAGGACAATTACGATGTCGCCGGCGTTCCCGCCGCCGCGGGCGGGCGGGTGCGTCTCGGCCGGATTCCGGATCGCGACGCGACGCTGGTCGCCGCGCTCCGCGGCGCCGGCGCGGTTCTCGTTGGCAAGCTCGCGACCTGGGAGTACGGAACAGGCGATGGCGGCGAGTATTTCGATCTGCCGTTTCCGCCGGCGCGCAATCCTTGGGACCTCTCGCGCTTTACTGGCGGCTCTTCGACCGGAGCGGGGGCGGCGGTCGCCGCGGGAACGGCGCCGTTCGCACTTGGGAGCGACACGACCGGCTCTGTCCGGCTGCCGGCCGGAGCTTGCGGCGTCACGGGCGCGATTGCGACCGGCGGGCGGCTGAGTCTGGAAGGCGTGCTGCCGAATTGCCACTCGCTCGATACGCCAGGGCCGATCTGTCGCAGCGCCGAGGACGCCGCGACCATACTCGGCACGCTGCTGGGCGAGCGCGATCTCGCGCGCGGGATCGGGGCGCCTGTGTCGGGCATGCGCGTCGCCGTGGTTCGCGACATCGGGCGGGGGTTCGACGCTGCGGACGAACCGATGCGCCGCGCTTTCGAGAGGGCCGTCGAGACGCTCGAAAGCCTCGGCGTGGTTCTGGAGGAGGCGCGGCTTCCAACTCCGGCCGCGGAATGCCTCGCCGTCACGCAGATGATCGGTCCGGCCGAATCGGCCGCGATCCACGAGGCGGAGCTGCGCGAAAGAGCGGGCGATCTCGGTCGGGCGTTGCGCGGCAAGCTCTTGGCCGGCGCCGGTGTCAGGGCAGTGGACTACATCCAGGCGCTGCGCCGCCGGACGGAGATCGCGATCGCGCTCGACGTCCTGATGGCGCGGTTCGACGCCTTGGTCACCTATGGCGCGTTGCGCTTGCCGCCGCGCCTCGGGGTGGAGCCGGAGATGACGCGCTTCACGCTGGAGACCATGCTGACGCCGTTCAACCTCGCCGGAACGCCGGCGTTGGTCCAGCGCACTGGGTTTTCGGACGAGGGCTTGCCGACGCACTGGCAGATCGCCGCCGGCCGGGGCCGAGAGGGCGCGATGCTAAGGTTGGCCGCAGCCTATGAGCGGACGCGCCCGCACGACGGCTGGCCGGACATCCCGGCCGCCGCGCCGCCGCCGCCGGCCGTCGCGCCGCAAACGGGCGCGCCCTCGGCGGATTTCCGGGCGCGGGCGGGGCGCATGGCGCTGGACGGGCTGAGCGACGCTGATCTCGGCCGGATGCAGGAGCTGGAGGCCGCGACGGTCAGCCGCGGCGCCGCCCTGCCCCGCCCCAGCGCGAAGGAAGTGCGCCCGGATTTCGGGTCGCGGACGATCTCGCCGCGGACGTCCGGCCACGGGCGAAGCGCGACAGGAAACCAACTGGAGCCAACAGGGGAAGATCATGGCTGA
- a CDS encoding IS6 family transposase, producing the protein MTKRSPFRYFKTSHAVIRLAVMMYVQFSLSLRNVEDLLHERGIDVSHETVRFWWIRFGPMFAAKIRRKRVDRMRAVSNWRWHLDEVFVRVNGERRYRWRAVDHEGEVLEAVVTKRRNKRAASKLFKKLMKRYGRPAEIVTDRLPSYRAALRALGAKDKQLTGRWLNNRIENSHQPFRRRERAMLRFRRMRSLQLFAAVHSSVHNHFNLERRLYRRDDFKLNRTAALDERRRLGAA; encoded by the coding sequence ATGACCAAACGCAGCCCCTTCCGCTACTTCAAGACGAGCCACGCGGTTATCCGCCTGGCGGTTATGATGTACGTCCAGTTCTCGCTTTCGTTGCGGAACGTGGAAGATCTCCTCCACGAGCGTGGGATCGACGTGAGCCACGAGACCGTCCGCTTCTGGTGGATCCGCTTCGGCCCGATGTTCGCCGCCAAGATCAGGCGCAAGCGCGTCGACCGGATGCGGGCGGTTTCCAACTGGCGCTGGCATCTCGATGAGGTCTTCGTGAGGGTGAACGGCGAGCGCCGCTATCGCTGGCGCGCCGTCGATCACGAGGGCGAGGTGCTGGAGGCCGTCGTCACCAAGCGACGGAACAAGCGCGCCGCATCGAAACTGTTCAAGAAACTCATGAAGCGCTACGGACGGCCGGCGGAAATCGTGACCGATCGACTACCTTCGTATCGTGCCGCGCTCAGGGCTCTTGGCGCAAAAGACAAGCAGTTGACTGGCCGCTGGCTGAACAACCGGATCGAGAACTCCCACCAGCCGTTTCGACGACGAGAGCGGGCCATGCTGCGCTTCCGGCGAATGCGAAGCTTGCAGCTATTCGCCGCCGTTCACTCCTCGGTTCACAATCATTTCAACCTGGAGCGCCGCCTCTACCGACGAGACGACTTCAAACTGAACCGCACCGCCGCGCTCGACGAGCGGCGGCGCCTCGGCGCGGCCTGA
- a CDS encoding ABC transporter substrate-binding protein — translation MAEHEKSAGPSTGRRRFLKLSGAAALGVSAPFSLFGARMARAAGGQLRVRIGSDISVLDPALIFQIENQTVASHVYNGLVKYDQATNAITPDLAAEWEVSEDGRTYTFHLKDGVAFHKGYGALKASDVKFSFDRVRDEATGSRYRGQFASIDSVEAPDDRTVVIRLKNANSGFLHKVCAFNQGWIVSEKAVTEKGEAYKLDPIGTGPFIFDSWTAGTSVRMVANPEYFEGAPQIGEVVLRLIKDETASAIALENGEIDIAFALQQPQVIDRLKAADGVTMLSREANNTVNLVLNTTIAPLDDVRVRRAIIHALNRKGLIDGFFMGTKAEAHSVLTPTFQEYSQDVPTYDYDPDKARALLKEAGAEGFEFEIVTVALNPYDKFPVPMADDLNRVGINTKITVLERGAYVEARASGRVKSCITAVVGPPDPDSPLVTLYSTVSFPPGLNTSQYAGVDDLLAAASAEQDLEKRKALYEDVLQKTMEDVPVAPIYADRLFMAHSDKVGGLVQNSLFTVDTYSVSLTE, via the coding sequence ATGGCTGAACACGAGAAATCCGCCGGACCATCGACCGGCCGTCGCCGCTTTCTGAAACTTTCGGGCGCGGCCGCGCTGGGCGTTTCGGCGCCCTTCAGCCTTTTCGGGGCGAGGATGGCCCGGGCGGCGGGCGGCCAGTTGCGGGTGCGGATCGGCTCCGACATCTCTGTCCTCGATCCCGCGCTGATCTTCCAGATCGAGAACCAGACGGTCGCTAGCCATGTCTATAACGGGCTGGTGAAATACGATCAGGCCACCAACGCGATCACGCCCGACCTCGCCGCGGAGTGGGAGGTCTCGGAGGACGGCCGGACCTATACGTTCCATCTCAAAGACGGCGTCGCTTTCCACAAGGGTTACGGAGCGCTGAAGGCGTCGGACGTGAAGTTCTCCTTCGACCGGGTGCGCGACGAGGCGACCGGCAGCCGCTACCGGGGACAGTTCGCCTCTATCGACAGCGTGGAGGCCCCGGATGACAGGACCGTCGTCATCCGTCTCAAGAACGCCAATTCGGGCTTCCTGCACAAGGTCTGCGCCTTCAATCAGGGCTGGATCGTGAGCGAGAAGGCGGTGACGGAGAAGGGCGAAGCCTACAAGCTGGACCCGATCGGGACCGGTCCGTTCATCTTCGACAGCTGGACCGCCGGGACAAGCGTCCGGATGGTCGCCAACCCCGAATATTTCGAGGGCGCGCCGCAGATCGGCGAGGTTGTCCTGCGTCTCATCAAGGACGAGACGGCGTCGGCGATCGCGCTGGAGAACGGCGAGATCGACATCGCGTTCGCGCTCCAGCAGCCGCAGGTGATCGACCGGCTGAAAGCGGCGGACGGAGTCACCATGCTCAGCCGGGAAGCGAACAACACGGTCAATCTCGTCCTGAACACAACGATCGCGCCGCTCGACGACGTTCGGGTGCGCCGGGCGATCATCCATGCACTGAACCGCAAGGGTCTGATCGACGGATTCTTCATGGGCACGAAGGCGGAGGCCCACAGCGTGCTGACGCCGACCTTCCAGGAATATTCCCAAGACGTGCCGACCTATGATTACGACCCCGACAAGGCGCGCGCACTGCTCAAGGAAGCCGGCGCGGAAGGTTTCGAGTTCGAGATCGTCACCGTCGCGCTCAACCCCTATGACAAGTTCCCGGTGCCGATGGCCGACGATCTGAACCGCGTGGGGATCAACACCAAGATCACCGTTTTGGAGCGCGGGGCCTATGTCGAGGCTAGGGCGAGTGGCCGGGTCAAGAGCTGCATCACCGCCGTGGTCGGGCCGCCGGACCCAGATTCGCCTTTGGTCACGCTCTATTCAACCGTTTCTTTCCCACCGGGCCTCAACACCTCGCAATACGCCGGCGTCGATGATCTTCTTGCGGCCGCGTCGGCGGAACAGGACCTCGAGAAACGCAAGGCGCTCTATGAGGATGTATTGCAGAAGACGATGGAGGACGTCCCTGTCGCTCCGATCTACGCGGACCGCCTGTTCATGGCGCATAGCGACAAGGTCGGAGGTCTTGTGCAGAACTCGCTCTTCACGGTCGACACCTATTCGGTGTCGCTGACGGAGTGA
- a CDS encoding GntR family transcriptional regulator: MAVHRDARISGSSPPRPTRSGAARTAYNTLRKLLIEGTYPPGAHLREESVANRLGVSRTPVREAVRKLAAEGWLEIIQNQGAFVRKWSAEDIEEVLSLRAMLEGHAAGRAAQNATEAQIRALREICGRALALLPCADGPAVAEVAALNSRFHGLVIGASGQIRTAEILATLIELPITLRYFQHLEPDDMMRSVQEHHTLVEAIAQRDPYWASALMKAHVHGGKSLFLGRIAARDSPADAVAGEAESTARVSGAGDLTR; the protein is encoded by the coding sequence ATGGCGGTTCATCGAGACGCGCGCATCTCCGGTTCATCCCCTCCGCGACCGACGCGAAGCGGCGCCGCGCGGACGGCCTACAATACGCTTCGCAAGCTGCTCATCGAGGGGACGTATCCGCCCGGGGCGCATCTGCGGGAGGAAAGCGTCGCGAACCGGCTCGGGGTCAGCCGAACGCCGGTACGGGAGGCCGTCCGCAAGCTGGCGGCCGAGGGGTGGCTGGAGATCATTCAGAATCAGGGAGCCTTCGTGCGGAAGTGGTCCGCGGAAGATATCGAGGAGGTGCTGAGCCTTCGCGCGATGTTAGAGGGACATGCGGCCGGGCGCGCTGCGCAGAACGCGACGGAGGCTCAAATCCGGGCGCTGCGCGAGATATGTGGGCGAGCGCTGGCGCTGCTACCCTGCGCCGACGGTCCGGCCGTCGCCGAAGTCGCCGCGCTCAACAGCCGCTTTCACGGTCTCGTCATCGGGGCTTCGGGCCAGATCAGGACGGCGGAAATTCTCGCCACGCTCATCGAGTTGCCGATTACGTTGCGGTATTTTCAGCACCTTGAACCAGACGACATGATGCGCAGCGTCCAGGAGCATCACACGCTTGTCGAGGCGATCGCCCAGCGCGATCCTTACTGGGCCAGCGCGCTGATGAAAGCCCATGTTCACGGCGGGAAGTCGTTGTTTCTGGGCCGCATCGCCGCCCGTGATTCACCGGCCGACGCCGTGGCCGGTGAGGCGGAGAGCACGGCTCGGGTGTCAGGCGCCGGGGATTTGACACGATAG
- a CDS encoding ABC transporter ATP-binding protein has product MASGVVISGPFPSASARSEAARVEPLADIDYALDLRQLTTRFPSEDGPIMIVDNVSLSVRPGETLAVVGESGSGKTMTFLSAIGLVPAPGKVVSGQVMFDGTDLLTLSMEGLRRRRGAGVAMVFQDPLSGLNPVFPIGEQIIEVLRAHRPIGRAEGRRRAIELLDRVQIPDPRRRVDDYPHQLSGGMRQRVLIAMAIALEPRVLIADEPTTALDVTVQAQVLELLAGLRDETGMAMVLITHDLGLVARHADRVAVMYAGRVVEEGTIDAVFKATAHPYTVSLFRSVPHLDADSAVDLKAIEGQPPNPAFLPAGCAFEERCFLGAGREDCLRRAPALADTGAGDHRTACHHAAELRQREGRP; this is encoded by the coding sequence ATGGCTTCAGGCGTCGTTATTTCCGGACCATTTCCGTCCGCGTCGGCGCGAAGCGAAGCCGCGCGCGTCGAACCGCTCGCGGATATCGACTACGCACTGGACCTGCGTCAACTGACCACGCGCTTTCCCAGCGAGGACGGGCCGATCATGATCGTAGACAACGTGAGCCTGTCGGTCCGACCGGGCGAGACGCTAGCCGTGGTGGGGGAGAGCGGCTCCGGCAAGACCATGACTTTTCTGTCGGCCATAGGGTTGGTTCCGGCGCCGGGCAAGGTCGTGTCGGGTCAGGTGATGTTTGACGGAACCGACCTGCTCACGTTGTCGATGGAGGGGCTGCGCAGGCGCCGCGGCGCGGGTGTCGCGATGGTTTTTCAGGATCCGCTTTCCGGCCTCAACCCGGTGTTTCCGATCGGCGAACAGATCATCGAGGTCTTGAGGGCGCATCGGCCGATCGGGCGCGCCGAGGGACGCCGACGCGCCATCGAGCTTCTCGATCGGGTGCAGATTCCGGACCCGAGGCGGCGCGTCGACGATTATCCGCACCAGCTTTCCGGCGGCATGCGCCAGCGAGTGCTGATCGCCATGGCGATCGCGCTGGAGCCGCGGGTCTTGATCGCCGACGAGCCGACGACCGCGCTCGACGTAACAGTGCAGGCGCAGGTGCTGGAGTTGCTCGCCGGGCTGCGCGACGAGACCGGCATGGCGATGGTGCTGATCACTCACGATCTCGGGCTGGTGGCGCGCCACGCCGACCGGGTGGCGGTGATGTATGCCGGGCGCGTGGTCGAGGAGGGGACGATCGACGCGGTGTTCAAAGCCACGGCGCATCCCTACACGGTCTCGCTTTTCCGCAGCGTGCCGCATCTCGACGCCGATTCCGCTGTCGATCTGAAGGCGATCGAGGGCCAGCCCCCGAACCCGGCGTTCCTGCCGGCCGGCTGCGCGTTCGAGGAACGCTGTTTCCTCGGCGCCGGGCGCGAGGATTGCCTCCGGCGCGCCCCCGCGCTGGCGGATACGGGAGCGGGCGATCACCGAACCGCCTGCCATCACGCCGCTGAACTTCGTCAGCGCGAGGGTCGGCCATGA
- a CDS encoding TetR/AcrR family transcriptional regulator gives MAANSETYKRLVETAERLFAAEGIATVSMRRINQDAGQKNTSALHYHFGSKEALIEAIVGYRMSRVNTRRLEMLRRIEDSGEEIDLHKIVCAIVFPLAELLDDETGDNRYIQFLAQAYSDPVIRKTHLGPGRYDEGYKRCFDHIIALRKDVPSAILRQRLLIVTGALVHILSDFDKRRRDGRRVRPQHEVAAFVSNLVDFFLGAISAPSSADTAEAFRELGRTHA, from the coding sequence ATGGCGGCGAACTCGGAGACTTACAAACGGCTCGTTGAAACTGCGGAAAGGCTGTTCGCCGCCGAAGGGATCGCGACCGTTTCGATGCGACGGATCAACCAGGATGCGGGGCAGAAGAACACGTCGGCGCTCCACTATCATTTCGGCTCGAAGGAAGCGCTTATCGAGGCGATCGTCGGCTACCGGATGAGCCGCGTGAACACCCGCAGGCTGGAGATGCTCCGCCGGATCGAGGACTCTGGCGAAGAGATCGACCTCCACAAGATCGTTTGCGCCATCGTCTTTCCGCTTGCGGAGCTGCTCGACGACGAGACAGGCGACAACCGCTACATTCAGTTTCTCGCGCAGGCCTATAGCGACCCGGTGATCCGCAAGACCCATCTCGGCCCCGGCAGATACGACGAAGGCTATAAGCGCTGTTTCGACCACATCATCGCGCTCAGAAAGGACGTTCCCTCGGCCATCTTGCGTCAGCGGCTGCTGATCGTCACCGGCGCGTTGGTGCACATCCTCTCGGATTTCGACAAGCGGCGGCGCGACGGGCGGCGCGTGCGTCCGCAGCATGAAGTCGCCGCCTTCGTCTCGAACCTGGTCGATTTTTTCCTCGGGGCGATATCCGCGCCAAGCTCCGCCGACACAGCGGAAGCGTTCAGAGAGCTCGGCCGCACCCATGCGTGA
- a CDS encoding ABC transporter permease gives MRYHLGRTLRQLAVTIFGIVTVAFFLMRAIPGDPALYMLGDFATDASLEALRARLGLDLPVWQQYLLFVERAVTGDLGRSVVTGRPALDEMLAALPWSLSLAVTGLIVAVLLGVPLGIISAIKRGTWVDVVIMFVALLGISFPVFWMGLAAILLFSHKLGIFPALGASTEPGFWVQAHHLVLPAIVLGLSVAAYIARLTRSAMLEVLGQDYIRVARTMGVPEKRIYFRLGLRNALVPILAVIGVTFAWSLGNAILVEVVFSRPGLGSTILKAVLARDYQLVQAGVLILAAGVVLINVALDHLYGVVDPRLRQG, from the coding sequence ATGAGGTATCATCTGGGCCGGACGCTGCGTCAGCTCGCCGTGACGATCTTCGGGATCGTCACGGTCGCCTTCTTCCTGATGCGAGCGATTCCGGGGGACCCCGCGCTCTACATGCTGGGGGATTTCGCGACGGACGCGTCGCTCGAGGCACTCAGGGCCCGGCTCGGTCTCGACCTGCCAGTCTGGCAGCAATATCTGCTGTTTGTCGAGCGGGCGGTCACCGGCGATCTCGGCAGGTCGGTGGTGACCGGCCGGCCCGCGCTCGACGAGATGCTGGCGGCGCTGCCCTGGTCGCTGTCGCTTGCGGTCACCGGCCTTATCGTGGCGGTGCTTCTCGGCGTGCCGCTCGGGATTATCTCGGCGATAAAGCGGGGAACCTGGGTCGATGTCGTAATCATGTTTGTCGCGCTTCTTGGTATCTCGTTCCCGGTGTTCTGGATGGGGCTGGCGGCGATCCTGCTCTTTTCGCACAAGCTCGGCATTTTTCCGGCGCTCGGGGCCAGCACGGAGCCCGGATTCTGGGTTCAGGCGCATCATTTGGTTCTGCCCGCGATCGTTCTGGGCCTCTCGGTCGCGGCCTATATCGCCCGGTTGACGCGCAGCGCGATGCTGGAGGTGCTGGGGCAGGACTACATCCGTGTCGCCCGGACCATGGGGGTGCCGGAGAAGCGCATCTATTTCCGCCTCGGGCTGCGCAACGCGCTGGTGCCGATTCTAGCGGTTATCGGCGTGACCTTCGCCTGGTCGCTCGGCAACGCGATTCTCGTGGAGGTCGTGTTCAGCCGTCCGGGTCTTGGCTCCACCATCCTGAAGGCGGTTCTCGCACGCGACTACCAACTCGTGCAGGCGGGTGTGTTGATCCTCGCGGCGGGGGTCGTTCTCATCAATGTCGCGCTCGACCATCTCTACGGTGTCGTCGATCCGCGCCTGAGGCAGGGCTGA
- the ureG gene encoding urease accessory protein UreG, whose amino-acid sequence MQHRAHGSARLSVIGTERGSVLDGLRQAGALKVLFPRVSEAQCQAVLINTAGGVTGGEALMRLQALPGDRIIGAETGGCPHTAIRQDASINLAAVAEMVRRHPDIELVLIESGGDNLSATFSPELADITLYVIDVAAGEEIPRKGGPAITRSDLLIINKTDLAPHVGADLSVMDRDARRMRGERPFVFSELRSQRGAENIVRVIADLGGLSLAMPDSAERVLAT is encoded by the coding sequence ATGCAGCACAGGGCGCACGGGTCCGCTCGCCTGTCGGTCATCGGCACGGAGCGCGGATCGGTCCTCGACGGTCTCCGCCAGGCGGGCGCGCTGAAGGTGCTGTTCCCGCGCGTTTCGGAAGCCCAGTGCCAGGCGGTGCTGATCAACACGGCAGGCGGCGTCACCGGCGGCGAGGCGCTCATGCGGCTCCAAGCCCTGCCGGGCGACAGGATCATCGGCGCCGAGACCGGCGGCTGTCCGCACACGGCGATCCGTCAGGACGCGTCGATCAACCTGGCCGCCGTCGCGGAAATGGTCCGCCGCCACCCTGACATCGAACTCGTTCTGATCGAGAGCGGCGGCGACAACCTCTCCGCGACCTTCAGCCCCGAACTCGCCGACATCACCCTCTACGTGATCGACGTGGCCGCAGGCGAGGAGATCCCGCGCAAGGGCGGCCCGGCTATCACGCGGTCGGATCTGCTAATCATCAACAAGACCGACCTCGCCCCGCATGTGGGCGCCGATCTCTCGGTCATGGACCGCGACGCCCGCCGGATGCGCGGCGAGCGACCTTTCGTCTTCAGCGAACTGCGCTCCCAGCGCGGTGCTGAGAACATCGTCCGGGTGATTGCCGATCTGGGCGGGTTGAGCCTCGCGATGCCTGACAGCGCGGAACGCGTTCTGGCGACCTGA
- a CDS encoding ABC transporter permease, with amino-acid sequence MADIARPGAELDADPLRNREAARRRRRRTVRRYLTHPAFMIGVVLLCLLGFVALLAPWIAPHSPLETNMGLILTGPSAEYPLGTDQYGRCVLSRLIFGARVSLLVAFWVVAISLTFGTLIGAAAGYLSGWVERAFVVLIDIMLAFPGFLLALALVAAQGSSLRSVIVAVAIAYTPRVATVMRSVVLTIKPRPYIEASQAIGLGHLSILLRHVIPNAMAPVIVVATVSAATAILAEAGLSFLGLGVQPPQPTWGSVIADGQSVITTNPTISIFAGLCIAVTVIALNLLGDGLRDTLDPQMRRETGGKLL; translated from the coding sequence ATGGCCGATATTGCGCGCCCCGGAGCCGAGTTAGACGCCGACCCTCTGCGCAACCGAGAGGCCGCGCGCCGCAGGCGACGCCGGACGGTGCGGCGCTATCTCACGCATCCGGCCTTCATGATCGGGGTGGTGCTGCTGTGTCTTCTGGGCTTCGTCGCGCTTCTGGCGCCCTGGATCGCGCCGCATTCGCCGCTGGAGACGAACATGGGCCTGATCCTTACCGGGCCGTCAGCGGAATACCCGCTGGGCACGGATCAATACGGGCGCTGCGTGCTCTCGCGCCTGATCTTCGGCGCGCGCGTCTCGCTTCTGGTCGCATTCTGGGTGGTGGCGATCTCTCTGACTTTCGGCACCCTGATCGGGGCGGCGGCCGGCTACCTTAGCGGCTGGGTCGAGCGCGCCTTCGTGGTTCTGATCGACATCATGCTCGCCTTTCCCGGGTTTTTGCTGGCGCTTGCGCTAGTGGCGGCGCAGGGCTCGTCGCTGCGGTCCGTTATCGTCGCGGTGGCGATCGCCTACACGCCGCGTGTCGCAACTGTCATGCGGTCCGTTGTCCTGACGATCAAGCCGCGACCCTATATCGAGGCTTCGCAGGCCATCGGCCTCGGCCATCTGAGCATCCTTTTGCGCCATGTCATCCCAAATGCAATGGCGCCGGTGATCGTGGTGGCGACGGTCAGCGCGGCGACCGCGATCCTTGCGGAAGCCGGTCTGAGCTTTCTCGGCCTCGGCGTACAGCCGCCGCAGCCGACTTGGGGCAGCGTGATCGCCGATGGGCAGTCGGTCATCACCACGAACCCCACCATCTCGATCTTCGCCGGCCTCTGCATCGCGGTGACGGTGATCGCGCTCAACCTGCTGGGCGACGGACTACGCGACACGCTCGACCCACAGATGCGACGCGAGACCGGCGGGAAACTGTTGTGA
- a CDS encoding ABC transporter ATP-binding protein produces MTALQPRAEASAGETLLDVRDLTKHFGGGSLLPGRTRSVVRAVDGVSFEIRRGETFGVVGETGSGKSTLGRLVLRLLDPTEGRIVFDGQDITAMPGGRVRALRRDMQMVFQDPYGSLDPRMKVGRIIVEPMRVHGLARENRAARTADIMRQVGLAPHAADRYPHEFSGGQRQRIGIARAMALDPKLLVLDEPVSALDVSIQAQILNLLRDIQRRTGVAFLFIAHDLAVVRHISDRIAVMYLGRIVELATRENLYARPRHPYSAALLSAAPIPNLEKERSRRRISLYGEIGSATDMPTGCRFHPRCFKARIVARRGGLETAAARDGTVLPAPCVRADPALKQDGEGQMVACHFPLDKTEAEAAPAVAGDETGGRS; encoded by the coding sequence ATGACCGCGCTCCAACCTCGTGCGGAGGCCAGCGCCGGCGAGACGCTGCTCGACGTCCGCGACCTGACGAAGCATTTCGGCGGCGGCTCGCTGCTGCCCGGGCGCACCCGATCCGTCGTACGGGCGGTCGACGGCGTCAGTTTCGAAATAAGGCGTGGAGAGACCTTCGGCGTCGTCGGCGAAACAGGTTCGGGCAAGAGCACGCTGGGCCGTCTTGTCCTGCGCCTTCTCGACCCGACGGAAGGGCGAATCGTGTTCGACGGACAGGACATCACCGCCATGCCCGGCGGCCGCGTGCGCGCCCTTCGCCGCGACATGCAGATGGTGTTCCAGGACCCCTACGGATCGCTCGACCCCCGCATGAAGGTCGGACGGATCATCGTCGAGCCGATGCGCGTACACGGGCTGGCCCGTGAGAATCGCGCCGCGCGGACGGCGGACATCATGCGGCAAGTCGGCCTCGCGCCGCACGCAGCGGATCGCTACCCGCACGAGTTCTCCGGCGGGCAGCGCCAGCGCATTGGCATCGCGCGCGCCATGGCGCTGGATCCCAAGCTCCTGGTGCTGGACGAGCCGGTTTCCGCGCTGGATGTTTCCATCCAGGCGCAGATCCTGAACTTGTTGCGCGACATCCAGCGCAGGACCGGTGTCGCCTTTCTCTTCATTGCGCATGATCTCGCGGTGGTGCGCCACATTTCCGACCGGATCGCGGTGATGTATCTCGGACGCATCGTCGAACTGGCGACGCGCGAGAATCTCTACGCGAGACCCCGGCATCCCTACTCGGCGGCGCTGCTGAGCGCCGCGCCGATCCCGAATCTGGAGAAGGAGAGGTCGCGCCGGCGAATCTCGCTTTATGGCGAGATCGGGTCCGCGACAGACATGCCGACCGGCTGCCGCTTTCATCCGCGTTGTTTCAAGGCGCGCATCGTCGCGCGCCGCGGCGGGCTGGAGACGGCCGCCGCGCGTGACGGGACGGTTCTGCCGGCGCCTTGCGTGCGCGCCGATCCAGCGTTGAAGCAGGATGGCGAGGGCCAGATGGTCGCGTGTCACTTCCCACTCGACAAGACCGAAGCGGAGGCCGCGCCGGCGGTCGCGGGTGACGAAACTGGAGGGCGATCATGA